Part of the Robbsia sp. KACC 23696 genome, CGGTGCCGAAACCCATCGCCGTATAGCGCTTCACGTGTTCGACCGATTCGAAGCCTTCGCGTGCCGCGAGGAAGATGTCGGCAGCGGCCACATCGTTCTGAAAATCGATGAATTGCTTCGGCCCACGGGTCGCCAGCGTCCGATCGCCGACCAGCCATAGGGGCAAACTTGCCGCGTCGGCACGCGCGTCCACGTGCGGCACGCGCGGGATGACGCCGTCGAAGCCCGCCGCCCGCGCTGCCGCGACACCGGCGTGCAGCGCCAAGGGCATGCTGTGCGCAAGCCTGAAATCACCGGCGCACGCGCCGATGCTGACCTCCGGCTGAACGCTGACGCCCGGCACAAAGCACGCGGCGGCCTCATCCCATCGCGCCTTGCCGCCGGACTGGGCGAACAGATGCAGGATTGGCGACCAGCCGCCGGACATCGCGAGTAGGTCACAGTGCAGCGTGCTTTGCTGCGTTCCCAAAACGCCGCCGTTATACGGCACGATTTCGACGGCGGCGATGCGCGTGCTCCCCCGCGCCGCCTTGACGACGCTATTGTGGCGAATCTCGATATCGCGGGCACGGCATTGTGCCGGTAGCGCGCCGCCCGACTGCGTGCCACGCGGATCGACGACGATCACTTGTGCGCCGGCATCGCGCAAATCGAGCGCGGCTTGATACCCGTCGTCGTTGTTCGTGAACACGACGGCATTGCGTCCCGGCAACACGCCATAGCGACGGAGATAGGTCGATACCGCCGACGCCAGCATCACACCCGGCAGATCGTTGTTGCCGAATACGAGCGGACGTTCCTGCGCCCCGGTCGCCAGTACCACCCGCTTCGCGCGAATCTTCCACAGCAGCTCTCGCGACCCCTTGCGCGCGGCTAGCGGCAAATGGTCGGTCAGGCGCTGCGCCACCGTCAGGAGGTTGTGATCCTGATAACCGAAGACGGTCGAACGCGACAGGATGCGCACCTCGGGCATGGCGCGCAACGCCGCTTCGGTCGCGCCGACCCAGGCCATCGCGGGTTCGCCATCGATACGTACTGGGTGATGCAGCAAAGCGCCACCGAGTTCGGGCTGATCGTCGACCAGGATCACGCGCGCGCCGGAAGCGCCCGCAGCCAATGCCGCGGCCAAGCCGTTCGGACCGCCGCCGACGATCAGGACATCGCAATGCGCGAAGCATTTGTCGTAGCGGTCGGCATCGGGTTGCGTGGGGGCCGTTCCCAGGCCGGCCGCATCGCGGATCAGCTCCTCATACTTCGGCCAGAAACGGCGTGGCCACATAAACGTCTTGTAATAAAAGCCGGCCGGAATGAAACGCGCGATTTTCTGGTTGATCGCCAGTCGATCTTTTTCGAGACTCGGCCGCGCGTTGACGCTGGATGCCACCAGCCCATCATAGAGCGCAATCTCGGTTGCGCGCGCATTGGGGACCGTATGAGCGCCCGTCTCCAGTTGCACGACCGCATTCGGCTCGGCCACATCGGCCGTGACGATGCCGCGCGGGCGGTGATATTTCCAGCTGCGCGCGACGAAGTGCACGCCATTGGCCAGCAGCGCCGATGCCAGCGTATCGCCCTGATAGCCTTGGTAACGCCGTCCGTTGAACGTAAAAGTCAGCGGCTTCGTGCGATCGATGCGACCGCCAGCCGAAAGTCGATCCGCTTGGCTCATGATTCGCTTCCTTGTTGTTGCTGGGATGCGGCAGGCAGCGCCGTCGAATGCGACGCGTGTTGGCTGTCGACCAGGGGACTGTCGAACAAGGCGTATTTTTGGAACACATAGCTAACCGTATCGCGCTCGGCCTTGAACCAACGCCGGCAGCCCTGTGCATGCAACCATTGTTCGCGGTGCAGTCCCCGCGTGTTCTGCCGCATGAACAGATAGTCGCCCCACTCACGGTCCGACATCGTTTCGCCTTCCAGGGGACGTGCGATATCGGCCTCGCCACCGCAGGTAAATTCGCTTTCGGCACGTGGCCCGCACCAGGGACATTCGATCAACAACATGATGCTTCTCCTCCATTCCTGGGTCGCCGGATGGACCGGCAAGCGACAGCCATGCTGACAACGCCTCAATGCGCGACGGCGGCCGCGCCGTGTTCGTCGATCAGATGCCCGGTGTAGAAGCGATCCAATGAGAACGGCGCATTCAACGGATGCGGCTGATCCTGCGCGATCGTGTGCGCATAGACCCAACCGGAACCGGGGGTAGCCTTGAAGCCGCCGGTACCCCAACCGCAGTTGAAATACAGGCCCTTGACGTCGGTCTTGCTGATGATCGGGCAGGCGTCCGGGGTCACGTCGACAATGCCGCCCCACTGCCGGTTCATTCGCACCCGAGACAAGGTGGGGAACATCTCGACGATCGCTTCCAGCGTGCTTTCGATGACATTGAAACTGCCGCGCTGGCCATAACCGGTGTATTGATCGACACCGGCGCCGATGACCAGATCGCCCTTGTCGGATTGACTGATATAGGCATGTACCGCATTGGACATCACCACGGTATTGATGATCGGTTTGATCGGCTCGGAAACCAGGGCCTGCAACGGATGGCTTTCGAGCGGGAGACGCACGCCCGCCATATCCGCAAGCGTGCTGGTATTGCCGGCGGCGCAGATGGCCACTTTCTTCGCGCTGATCAGTCCTTTCGTCGTCTCGACGCCGGTTACTTGCGTGCCGTCCCGGCGGATGCCAATCACCTGGCAGTTCTGGATGATGTCGACGCCGGCCTGGTCCGCGCCGCGTGCAAAACCCCAGGCCACCGCGTCATGGCGTGCGACGCCGCCGCGCCGCTGGATCGATGCGCCCAGCACCGGATAACGGCTGTTCAGATTGATCGTCGGCTCGAT contains:
- a CDS encoding sarcosine oxidase subunit alpha family protein, translated to MSQADRLSAGGRIDRTKPLTFTFNGRRYQGYQGDTLASALLANGVHFVARSWKYHRPRGIVTADVAEPNAVVQLETGAHTVPNARATEIALYDGLVASSVNARPSLEKDRLAINQKIARFIPAGFYYKTFMWPRRFWPKYEELIRDAAGLGTAPTQPDADRYDKCFAHCDVLIVGGGPNGLAAALAAGASGARVILVDDQPELGGALLHHPVRIDGEPAMAWVGATEAALRAMPEVRILSRSTVFGYQDHNLLTVAQRLTDHLPLAARKGSRELLWKIRAKRVVLATGAQERPLVFGNNDLPGVMLASAVSTYLRRYGVLPGRNAVVFTNNDDGYQAALDLRDAGAQVIVVDPRGTQSGGALPAQCRARDIEIRHNSVVKAARGSTRIAAVEIVPYNGGVLGTQQSTLHCDLLAMSGGWSPILHLFAQSGGKARWDEAAACFVPGVSVQPEVSIGACAGDFRLAHSMPLALHAGVAAARAAGFDGVIPRVPHVDARADAASLPLWLVGDRTLATRGPKQFIDFQNDVAAADIFLAAREGFESVEHVKRYTAMGFGTDQGKLGNINGMAILASALGKTIAETGTTTFRPNYTPVTFGAISGREHGDFFDPIRKTAVHEWHVEAGAAFEDVGNWKRPWYFPRNGESMHAAVQRESLAVRGSVGILDASTLGKIDIQGPDAATLLNWVYTNPWSKLEIGKCRYGLMLDENGMVFDDGVTVRLAEQHYMMTTTTGGAARVLTWMERWLQTEWPHLKVRLASVTDHWATFAVVGPNSRKVLQKVCSDIDFANAAFPFMSYRNGTVAGAASRVMRISFSGELAYEINVPANVGRAVWEALMAAGAAYDITPYGTETMHVLRAEKGYIIVGQDTDGSMTPGDIGMGGLLAKSKDFIGKRSLSRSDTNKAGRKQLVGLLTTDSQQVLPEGAQITAAPVTMSGATAIVPMLGHVTSSYYSPILKRSIALAVVKGGLDKIGTAVNIPLANGKNVSATISSTVFYDSEGARQHVE
- a CDS encoding sarcosine oxidase subunit delta, whose translation is MLLIECPWCGPRAESEFTCGGEADIARPLEGETMSDREWGDYLFMRQNTRGLHREQWLHAQGCRRWFKAERDTVSYVFQKYALFDSPLVDSQHASHSTALPAASQQQQGSES
- a CDS encoding sarcosine oxidase subunit beta family protein — its product is MSRYSIFSLLRNGMSYNENWERQWKSPEPKKAYDVVIVGGGGHGLATAYYLATVQGVRNVAILEKGWIGGGNTARNTTIVRSNYLWDESAALYEKAMTLWEGLSQDLNYNVMFSQRGVLNLAHTLQDIRDTERRVNANRLNGVDAEYLTPEQIKEIEPTINLNSRYPVLGASIQRRGGVARHDAVAWGFARGADQAGVDIIQNCQVIGIRRDGTQVTGVETTKGLISAKKVAICAAGNTSTLADMAGVRLPLESHPLQALVSEPIKPIINTVVMSNAVHAYISQSDKGDLVIGAGVDQYTGYGQRGSFNVIESTLEAIVEMFPTLSRVRMNRQWGGIVDVTPDACPIISKTDVKGLYFNCGWGTGGFKATPGSGWVYAHTIAQDQPHPLNAPFSLDRFYTGHLIDEHGAAAVAH